Sequence from the Egibacter rhizosphaerae genome:
CGCGGTGGCGGACACCCTGGCCGAGGCCTACCCGCCTGCCCTGGCGGGAGACCCGGTCAGCGCCTTCGGGGGGATCGTCGCCTGCAACCGCACCGTCGACGGCGCCACCGCCGAGCGGATCGCCGAGGTGTTCACCGAGGTGGTCGTCGCGCCGGGGTACGAGCCGGAGGCGCTCGAGGTGCTCACGCAGAAGTCCGCGCTGCGGGTGCTCGAGATCGCTCGGCCCGAGGCGCCGCGGCGCGCCGCGACCCACCGGACCGTGAGCGGGGGACTGCTGGTGCAGGACCTCGACGATCCCGCCGAGGAGCCCGGTGCATGGAGCCAGGCGACCGACACGGCCCCGGACGAGGGCACGCGTCGGGACCTCGTCTTCGCGTGGCGCGCGGTCAAGCACGTCAAGTCGAACGCGATCGTCCTCGCCCGTGACGGCGCGATCGTCGGTGTCGGGGCGGGGCAGATGTCCCGGGTGGACAGCGTCCGGCTCGCCGTCGACAAGGCGGGGGAGCGGGCGCAGGGAGCGGTGCTCGCGAGCGACGCGTTCTTCCCGTTCAGCGACGGACCCGAGGCGGCCCTGGAGGCGGGGATCCGCGGCATCGTGCAGCCGGGGGGTTCCAAGCGCGACGCCGACACGGTCGCCGTCTGCGACGAGCACGCCGTGCCGATGCTGCTCACCGGGGTCCGCCACTTCCGGCACTGACGGATCAGGCTCGATCGTCGCGGTTGGCGGGCCCCCGGACTCACGCACGGTGCGCCGGGGAATGCTGTGTCGGCCGTCCCCGTTGGGGACGGGGCCGCCGACGACTTGGAGCGCGACCGTGAGGACCCCGGACGAACCCACCGCCGTCGCTGATCGCATCCTCGACCGCTACCGGACCTTCGCCGTGGTCGGTGCGTCGAACAGGCCGAACCGTCCCAGCCACGGGGTGATGGGCGTGCTCGAACGCCACGGGTACCACGTGATCCCGGTGACCCCGACGGCGTCCGAGGTGCGCGGTCACCAGGCGTATCCCGCCCTCGCCTCGGTCCCGGAGCCCATCGACGTGGTCGACATCTTCCGCCGGTCGGACGCCGCGGGGGAGCACGTCGACGAGGCCGTCGCCGTGGGTGCGAGGGCCGTGTGGATGCAGCTGGGGGTGATCGACGAGGCCGCGGCACAGCGGGCACGAGACGCCGGACTCGAGGTCGTGATGGATCGCTGCCCCGCGATCGAGCTGAGCCGGCGGGAGGGCGAGCGAGCCTCGGCCTGAGCGCGGGTCCTTCGCCGACGGGCCGATCTACCGACGGGCTCGTTTCCGGTGAGGAGTACGGCGCGCGGCCCCGGACAAGGGAGCTCGTGGGCGTTGTTCCGCGAGGCCGGGGCCGATCACTATCCCGTCGGCGCGGACGGGACCCACGCCGCGGTCAGCCCGCGGGTGCCGTAGGGGGCTGCGGCGGCCGTTGGCCGCTCACCCGAACGGTTCCTCCAGCAGCGGCGCCGCCTTCGACACGACCGACCGCAGCCGTGCGAGCGCCTCCTCGTCGCGGGGCACCGCGGGGAGCTCATCCCCCGCGGCATGGTCCCAGTCGCGGGCGACGTCGACGGGTTCGCGGCCGGTCAGCGCGGCCGCGGCCTGGGCGGCGGCCCCCAGCGCGACGTGCTCCTCGGTGGACGGCACGCGCAGGGCGCGGCCGGAGAGGGCCCGCACGATCGATCTCCAGGCCTCCCCGCGCGCCCCACCACCGACCAGGATCAGCGGGGCCGAGGGGTCGAGGCCGGAGCCGAGCGCGTCGAGCTCGTCGAGGCCCGCGAGGAGCGCCCCGGCGGCGCCCTCGTACGCGGCGCGCAGCACGGCCTCGGGCGGCGTGTCGTGCCGCAACCCCACGAGCGTGCCGGTCGCTCCGGGGTGGTTCGGGGTCCGCTCCCCGTCGAGGTAGGGCAGCAGGGTGACGTCCGTGCGGTCGGCGATCGCGTCCCGCTCGAGCCCGAGGAGAGCGGCGATCCGGTCGACCGCGAGGGTGCAGTTGAGCGTGCACGCGAGGGGCAGCCAGCGGCCGGTCGCGTCGGCGAACCCCGCGACGGTGCCGCTGGGGTCGACGACGGGTTGCTCGCTGACGGCGTAGACCGTGCCGCTCGTGCCGAGGCTCATGACCGGAGTGCCGGGGGCGACGCCGAGCGCGAGTGCGGCGGCCATGTTGTCGCCGGTGCCGGCCCCGACCGGGATCCCGCGGGGCAGGCCGAACCGCTCGGCGCCCCGGTGATCGACCTCGCCGGCAGGGTCGGCCGGGCCGTGCACGGGAGGCAGCGCCGCGACGTCGAGCTCGAGCCGTTCGAGGAGCTCTTCGTCGTAGCTCTCGGAGTGACTCGACCACCAGCCTGTCCCGGACGCGTCGCCGCGGTCGGTCGTCGGCGATCCGACCAGCTGGCCGTTCAGCCAGTCGTGGGGCAGGCAGACCCCGCTGGCCGCGGCGGCGCGTGCGGGCTCGTGCTCCCGAAGCCACGCCCATTTCGTCGCGGTGATGGAGGCGACCGGCACGACGCCGACGCGCTCGGCCCACGCTCGCGCGCCCCCCAGGGCGACGGTGAGCCGCTCGGCCTGCGGGGCCGAGCGCGTGTCGTTCCACAAGAGGGCCGGCCGCAAGGGCTCGCCGTCGGCGTCGTGCACGACGAGGCCGTGCTGCTGACCCCCGACGGCGATGGCGGCGAGCTCCCCGGCCCGTCCGGTCGCCCGCAGGGCGTGTCCCAGCGCCTCCCTCCAGACGCCGGGGTCGGTCTCGCGCGCCCCGTCCGTACCGGTCACCTCGTGTGGTGCGTCGCCCCGTGCGACGATGTGGCCGCCGTCGGCATCCACCACGACGACCTTGGTCGCCTGCGTCGAGCAGTCCGCGCCTGCGACGAGGGGCATCGTGTCGCTCCTCCCGTGGTGTCACCGGGGCCGCACGTCGGTCGTGTGGCGCGTGGGGCCGACTGCGCCGATCCGTCCGCCGGATCGGGCGGATCGTCCGCCGGCACCTTAGCAGCCATTTGTTGACACGATCGACATATCGTGGGTCGGGTGCGAGAGTGTGCGGCTCGAACCGAGGGGCGGGAGGGGAGTGCCGATGCACCGGGTGGCGCTATGAACGGGCCGGTCACGCTCGTGGCGGGCGAGGACCGTGTCACGATCGATCCCGCCGCGGGCGGGCGCCTGACCTCGTTCGTCGCGGGCGGGCGGGAGCGTCTGCTCACCGCACCGGGCGACCCGAGCGATGTCGATCAGCGCCGAAGTGGTTGGGGGTGCTTCCTCATGGCTCCCTGGGTCGGGCGCCTCGCGCAGGCACGGCTGCCGGACGGTCGGACGGTGCCCGCGACCTGCGGCGCCCACGCCATCCACGGCACCGCGCTCGACGTCCCGTGGTCGGTCACCGGGCCGGCCCCCGGACCAGCGCCCGAGCCCCCGACGTCGGCCCGGCTCACGTGCGAGCTGTCCGGCGGAGGGTGGCCGTGGAGCGCGTCGGTCGACGTGGAGGCCCGGATCCGGCCCGGCGAGCTCGAGCTCGTGGTCACCCTCACCGCCCACGAGGGCCCGATGCCCGCCGCGGTCGGCTGGCACCCGTGGTTCGCCCGGCCGAACACCGGCGACGTCGCCCTGGAGCTCGCGGCCGAACGTGTCCTCGTCACGGACGGCGAGCTGCTGCCCGACGGCACGGCCGCGCCGGCCGAGGGAGCGCTCGATCTGCGGGACGCGCCCCCGCTCGGCGCGCGGCGGCTCGACGACTGCTTCATCGACGTCGCCGAGCCCGCCCGCGTGCGCTGGCCGGATCTCGTCCTGGACCTCGCCATGGGCGCGGAGGTCTACGTCGTCCACACGCCAGCCCACGGGTTCTGCGTCGAGCCGCAGACCGCCTGGCCCGACGCCGCGAACCTCTCGGCCGCGGGTGTCCCGGGCACCGGCCACGCGCAGCTGGCGGCCGGCGAGCAGCTCACCACGACGACGCGTTGGGTGTGGCAGGAGGTCCCCGGGTAGCGACGCCGGTCACCGGTCCGGGTCGTCGATCAGCGCGCGCAGCAGGACACCGGCACCGCCCCGGACGGGCGCACCGCCGATGATCCGGGAGCGCAGGACCTCCACGGGTGCCCAATGCGCGGCCAACACGCGGTGTCGGATCTCGCGCGCGATCGGTTCGTGCAGCCACGGGTGCAGGGGGGTGAAGTACCCGCCCAGCACGACCACCGGGGCACCGATCAGGTTGATCGAGGACGCGAGCGCGATCCCGAGACGGCTGCCGATGTCCTCGAGCGCTGCCAGGATCCGGGCGTCGCCGTTCGTGGCGGCCGCGGCGATCTCCGGGACGGGGTGCACGGGCGCCGTGGGGGACGTGAGGCGCACGTCCCGTGGGCTGTACCCCGACTGCCGGAGCAGGGCCCGCAGCCCCGCGAACGTCTCCACGCATCCCCGGCTCCCGCAGGCGCAGGACGGCCCGTCGGGGGCGAGCGTCATGTGACCCAGCTCGCCGCCGAATCCGGTCCCGCCCCGGTACAGCTCGCCCCCGGTCACGAGTCCGGCCCCCACGCCCGCGTAGCCCGAGACGTAAACGAAGTCGGGCGTGTCACGGCCGGCGGACTCCCACCGCTCCGCGAGCGCCGCCAGGTTCGCCTCGTTCTCCAGTCGGACCTCGAGCGCACCCCCCAGGTGATCGCGCAGCAACCGGGCGACGGGCACGCGCCCCCACCGCAGGTTCGGCGCGACGATGAGCTCCCCCCGAGTGGGGTCGACGAGCCCGGGCAACCCGACCGTGACCCCGACGGGCCGCAGACCACCGGCCCGCAGGCGCTCGAGGGGGCGCGAGACGAGGGCGCCGAGGGCCTCGATCGTCTCTCCGGGGTCCTCGCCCCGGTTCTCACGGCGGAGGAAACCCTCGTCCCGCACCCGGCCGAGCAGGTCGATCGCCGCGAACGACAGGTGATCCACGCTGACCTCGAGGCCGAGCGCCACGAACGTATCCCCGTCGAGTCCGATCGCCCGGCCCGGGCGGCCCGCCCCGCGGGTGGGCCGCTCCCCGTTCTCGCGGACGAGGCCCCGCGCCAGCAGCTCGCCGACCAGGCTCGAGACCGTCGACTTGTTGAGGGCGGTGGCGGCGACGATCTCCGCCCGGGAGACAGTGCCCCGGTCAGCGACGGTGCGCAGCACCAGGCCGAGGTTGTGCCGCCGCATGTTCCTGGGGCTGAGGGCGGTGGGGGGCGCCATGGTTCGCTCCTCCCACTCCTCGCCGACCGGGAACGTTCGCCGTCCACGTACCAATATACGGAAGAATCGGTCGCGGGCGGGGCGGTTGTCACGGACGGGTGTGATGAGCCGTGGACCTCCGACGATCGATCGCGGGGACGGTGCGACCACGGTTTCCCCGCGGCGTTCGGGCCCGCCGACGGCCGGATGGGGCGGCCGTGTCTGCCGCATGGTGGGGTGACGGCTGGTCGAGATCGCTCGGAATCGTGGGACCAAACGCCTTGACATCCTCGTAATGGGCTCGTAGCCTCCATATTAGTTGTCTGCAACTACATATTGTCGAGCAGGAGTCCGAGCAGGACCCCGAGCCAGTGAGGACGGGCTGGAGTCGGACTCGGGCATGGAGGGAATCGCATGTCGATGCACATCCCCGCAATCCCGGCTAGGACCCCGCGCGTCCTGCTCTCCGTGCTGGCGGTGCTGGCGCTGCTCGTGGCGGCCTGCACCGGCGGCGTGGACGAGGAGGTCGCCGATGACGCCGGCGACGAGGAGCCGGACGCCGAGACCGATGACTCCGAAGACCCCGATGAGGCGGAGGACGCCGACGACGGCGAGCCCGACGAGGCCTCGGACGAGGAGGGCGAACTGTCGCTCTGGTACCTCGACGACCACGAGCCGCAGGTGGCCGATGCGGTCGAGCGGTTCAACGAGGAGTACCCGGACGTCGAGGTCGACGCACGCCCGGTGGAGAACGACCCGTACAAGACCGAGCTGCAGACCGCGATGGGTACCGACGCGCAGCCCGACGTGTTCCACAACTGGACCGGCGGTGGCCTGGCGCAGTATGTGGACGCAGGGCTCGTCGAGCCGATGACCGACTACATGGAGGAGAACCCCGACTGGGCGGACGAGCTCGCCGACCCCGCGATCGACTCGGGCACGATCGACGGCGAGGTCTACGCGGCGCCGACCATCCTCGGCGCGGCGTACATGTGGTACCGCACCGACATCTTCGACGAGCACGGCCTCGAGCCGCCCGAGACCTACGACGAGTTCCTCGAGATCATCGAGACCCTGCAGGACGAGGGGCTCGCGCCCATCTCCCTGGCGAACGGCCCGCAGTGGCCCGGCGCCTTCTGGTTCATCTACTTCTCCGCCCGTCACGGCGGCCCCGAGCCCTTCCTCGACGCCTTCAACCGCGAGGAGGGCGGCACGTTCGAGGACGAGTCGTTCGTCGAGGCGGGTGAGAGCCTCCAGGAGCTCGTCGAGATGGACGCCTTCGTCGAGGGCTTCAACGGGCTCGAGTACGACACGGGCGATTCCCGTGCCCCCCTCTACGCCGGCGATGCCGCCATGGAGCTCATGGGCGACTGGAACATGAACGCTATCCGGGACGAGGCGCCCGACATGGAGGACGACTTCGACTTCTTCGAGTTCCCGGCGATCGAGGACGGCACCGGTGAGCAGGACGTGCTCGTCGGTGGCGCGAACGGCGCCTTCTCGGTGTCCGAAGCCGTGGACGATCCCGACCTCGCCTTCGAGTTGGTGCGGTACCTGAGCGACTCGCAGTCCGCGCAGATCGTGGTCGACGAGGCGCTCGGGACGCCGGCCAGGACCGACGGGGTCGAGATCGAGGACCCGGTCGTGCAACGCTTCGTCGACACCATCGATGGTGCCGACCACCTGCAGCACTACTACGACCAGTTCCTGCCGCCGGACATGGCGGCCACGCACCTCGAGACCACGCAGCAGCTCTTCGGGCTCGACATCACGCCCGAGGAGGCTGCCGCGGAGATGGAGGCCGAGGCCGAGGCCGGCGGCCTGGAAGAGGAAGTGGAGTGACCCTCATCCGCCCGGCGCTGGTCGTGCCGGGTGGGTCCTGATCGACACTGCCCGTCGGAAGTCCACGTGGTGGGGACGCGGAGCGCGTCCCCACCACGTGGGTCGGGAGCGAGGCGATGAGCGAACCACGACCGCAGGGCCCGGAGGTGGTCGCGGCCCCTTCGGGCCAGCGCGGTGCCACGGCACAGGAGCCGCATGTGGCCGCGCAGCCGACCCGCGGCGCGGCGGAGGTCGAGTCGGGTGAGGCTGGTCACCGGCGCGGCAAGCTGAGCGAACGCGACGGGCCGGCGATCATCATGTTCCTGGCTCCGGCCGCGCTGGTCTACGTGGTCTTCGTGGTCTGGCCGATCCTCAATTCCTTCTACTTCAGCACGCTCGAGTGGGACGGGATCAGCGAACCGGTCTTCGTCGGTCTCCAGAACTTCCGGGAGATCATCGGTGACTCGGTGGCGTGGCTCTCGCTGCGGAACAACATCGTCGTCGTGCTCGCGTCGCTGGCGTTCCAGCTCCCCATCGGCTTGGCGCTGGCCCTGCTGCTGATCAGTCCGATCCGCGGTACGCGGGTGTTGCGCACGGTGTTCTTCCTGCCGCTGCTCATGTCGACCGTCGCCATCGGGATCCTGTGGTCGACGATGTACAACCCGACTTTCGGGGTGGTGAACCGAGCGCTCGAGGCCGTCGGCCTCGGCGCGCTGACCCAGCCGTGGCTGGGTCAGCCGAGCACCGCGTTGCCCGCCCTCATCGTCGTCATCTGTTGGCAGTTCATTCCGTTCTACATGATCCTCTACCGCGCGGGACTCACGGCGATCCCCGAGGAGGTGAACGAGGCCGCGGCGGTGGACGGGGCCAAGCCCTGGTCGCGGATCCGCTACGTGACTCTGCCGCTGCTCAAGGGGACGACCCGCACGGCGGTCCTGCTGGCGGTGATCGGCTCCCTCAAGTACTTCGACCTGATCTACATCATGACCGGTGGCGGGCCGGGCCGGGCCACCGAGGTCCTCGCCACCTACATGTACGGTCAGGCCTTCACCCGCGGGAACATGGGCTACGGCAGCGCGATCGCGGTGGTGCTGTTCGTGCTGGCGATGGTGGCCACGTTGCTGGTGCTGCACCAGACCCGCCAGGTCGAGGAGGACTAGGGCGATGGTCAAGCGGCACCTGATCCGGTTCGCGCCCCTCTACCTGCTGGCGGCGATCGCGACGCTGTTCGCGCTCTACCCCTTCCTGTTCATGATCCAGACGGCCCTGCGCACGCAGGGGGAGTTCCTGCAGGGGCCGTTGGGCCTGCCCCTGCCCCCGACGTTCGAGAACCTCGAGTTCGTCCTGTCGGCGCAGTTCCTGCGGTACTTCCTGAACAGCATCGTGGTCTCGACGATCTCGGTGGGCGCGGCGACGCTGTTCGGCGCGATGGCGGCCTACCCCCTCGCGCTCATGAAGTTCCGGTCCAATCGCGTGATCTACGTGGCGTTCATCGCCGGCCTCATGATCCCGATCCACGCGATCATCATCCCGGTGTTCGTTCTCACCCTGCAGATCGGGCTCTACGACTCGATCTGGGCGCTCGTCGGCCCGTACATCGGGTTCAGCCTGCCGATCACGGTCCTGATCCTGACCGAGTTCTTCCGCGGCCTGCCCCGGGAGATCCTCGAGGCGGCCAGCGTCGACGGGGCCGGCCACTTCCGCCGGTTCTGGAGCGTGCTGCTGCCCCTGGCCAAGCCCGCCGTCGCGACCGTGTCGATCTACAACCTGATCTTCATCTGGAACGAGTTCATCTTCGCGTTGACCCTCACGTCGTCGAGGAGCAACGCGACGCTGCCGGTGGGGCTCCGAGAGCTGTTCGGCCAGTTCGGTGTCAACGTGCCCGCCGTCATGATGGCCCTCACCGCAGCCAGCCTCCCCGTGCTGATCTTCTACTTCTTCGCGCAGGACCGCGTGATGCAAGGGCTCACGGCCGGCGCGGTCAAGTAGCCCCGATGCCACGAGACCGCGCCGCTGCGCGCCCCCGACAAGGAGTGCTCCATGCCCGTTGAACCGTCCCCCGAGAACAAGTTCAGCTTCGGTCTGTGGACCGTCGGGTGGCAGGCCCGTGACCCCTTCGGCGAGCCGACCCGAGCTGCCCTCGACCCCGTCGAGACCGTGCACCGGCTGGCGGAGATCGGAGCGTGGGGGGTGACCTTCCACGACGACGATCTGGTGCCCTTCGCCTCGGACGAGGCGGAACGCGAACGCCACGTGAAGCGCTTCCGGGAGGCCCTCGAGGAGACCGGGCTCGTCGTGCCGATGGCGACGACCAACCTCTTCGGTCACCCCGTCTTCAAGGACGGCGCGCTCACCAGCAACGACCGCTCGGTGCGCCGGTTCGCCCTGCGCAAGGTCATGCGCAACCTCGACCTCGCCGCGGAGCTGGGGGCCTCCACCTACGTGTTCTGGGGCGGCCGCGAGGGCTCGGAGATCGATGCGGCCAAGGATTCCTACGCCGCGCTCGAGCGGTACCGCGAGGGGATCGACACGCTCGCGCAGTACGTGACCGAGCGGGGCCACG
This genomic interval carries:
- a CDS encoding CoA-binding protein encodes the protein MRTPDEPTAVADRILDRYRTFAVVGASNRPNRPSHGVMGVLERHGYHVIPVTPTASEVRGHQAYPALASVPEPIDVVDIFRRSDAAGEHVDEAVAVGARAVWMQLGVIDEAAAQRARDAGLEVVMDRCPAIELSRREGERASA
- a CDS encoding ABC transporter substrate-binding protein, translated to MSMHIPAIPARTPRVLLSVLAVLALLVAACTGGVDEEVADDAGDEEPDAETDDSEDPDEAEDADDGEPDEASDEEGELSLWYLDDHEPQVADAVERFNEEYPDVEVDARPVENDPYKTELQTAMGTDAQPDVFHNWTGGGLAQYVDAGLVEPMTDYMEENPDWADELADPAIDSGTIDGEVYAAPTILGAAYMWYRTDIFDEHGLEPPETYDEFLEIIETLQDEGLAPISLANGPQWPGAFWFIYFSARHGGPEPFLDAFNREEGGTFEDESFVEAGESLQELVEMDAFVEGFNGLEYDTGDSRAPLYAGDAAMELMGDWNMNAIRDEAPDMEDDFDFFEFPAIEDGTGEQDVLVGGANGAFSVSEAVDDPDLAFELVRYLSDSQSAQIVVDEALGTPARTDGVEIEDPVVQRFVDTIDGADHLQHYYDQFLPPDMAATHLETTQQLFGLDITPEEAAAEMEAEAEAGGLEEEVE
- a CDS encoding ROK family transcriptional regulator, whose amino-acid sequence is MAPPTALSPRNMRRHNLGLVLRTVADRGTVSRAEIVAATALNKSTVSSLVGELLARGLVRENGERPTRGAGRPGRAIGLDGDTFVALGLEVSVDHLSFAAIDLLGRVRDEGFLRRENRGEDPGETIEALGALVSRPLERLRAGGLRPVGVTVGLPGLVDPTRGELIVAPNLRWGRVPVARLLRDHLGGALEVRLENEANLAALAERWESAGRDTPDFVYVSGYAGVGAGLVTGGELYRGGTGFGGELGHMTLAPDGPSCACGSRGCVETFAGLRALLRQSGYSPRDVRLTSPTAPVHPVPEIAAAATNGDARILAALEDIGSRLGIALASSINLIGAPVVVLGGYFTPLHPWLHEPIAREIRHRVLAAHWAPVEVLRSRIIGGAPVRGGAGVLLRALIDDPDR
- a CDS encoding carbohydrate ABC transporter permease → MVKRHLIRFAPLYLLAAIATLFALYPFLFMIQTALRTQGEFLQGPLGLPLPPTFENLEFVLSAQFLRYFLNSIVVSTISVGAATLFGAMAAYPLALMKFRSNRVIYVAFIAGLMIPIHAIIIPVFVLTLQIGLYDSIWALVGPYIGFSLPITVLILTEFFRGLPREILEAASVDGAGHFRRFWSVLLPLAKPAVATVSIYNLIFIWNEFIFALTLTSSRSNATLPVGLRELFGQFGVNVPAVMMALTAASLPVLIFYFFAQDRVMQGLTAGAVK
- a CDS encoding aldose 1-epimerase, producing the protein MNGPVTLVAGEDRVTIDPAAGGRLTSFVAGGRERLLTAPGDPSDVDQRRSGWGCFLMAPWVGRLAQARLPDGRTVPATCGAHAIHGTALDVPWSVTGPAPGPAPEPPTSARLTCELSGGGWPWSASVDVEARIRPGELELVVTLTAHEGPMPAAVGWHPWFARPNTGDVALELAAERVLVTDGELLPDGTAAPAEGALDLRDAPPLGARRLDDCFIDVAEPARVRWPDLVLDLAMGAEVYVVHTPAHGFCVEPQTAWPDAANLSAAGVPGTGHAQLAAGEQLTTTTRWVWQEVPG
- the xylB gene encoding xylulokinase; the protein is MPLVAGADCSTQATKVVVVDADGGHIVARGDAPHEVTGTDGARETDPGVWREALGHALRATGRAGELAAIAVGGQQHGLVVHDADGEPLRPALLWNDTRSAPQAERLTVALGGARAWAERVGVVPVASITATKWAWLREHEPARAAAASGVCLPHDWLNGQLVGSPTTDRGDASGTGWWSSHSESYDEELLERLELDVAALPPVHGPADPAGEVDHRGAERFGLPRGIPVGAGTGDNMAAALALGVAPGTPVMSLGTSGTVYAVSEQPVVDPSGTVAGFADATGRWLPLACTLNCTLAVDRIAALLGLERDAIADRTDVTLLPYLDGERTPNHPGATGTLVGLRHDTPPEAVLRAAYEGAAGALLAGLDELDALGSGLDPSAPLILVGGGARGEAWRSIVRALSGRALRVPSTEEHVALGAAAQAAAALTGREPVDVARDWDHAAGDELPAVPRDEEALARLRSVVSKAAPLLEEPFG
- a CDS encoding carbohydrate ABC transporter permease, with protein sequence MSEPRPQGPEVVAAPSGQRGATAQEPHVAAQPTRGAAEVESGEAGHRRGKLSERDGPAIIMFLAPAALVYVVFVVWPILNSFYFSTLEWDGISEPVFVGLQNFREIIGDSVAWLSLRNNIVVVLASLAFQLPIGLALALLLISPIRGTRVLRTVFFLPLLMSTVAIGILWSTMYNPTFGVVNRALEAVGLGALTQPWLGQPSTALPALIVVICWQFIPFYMILYRAGLTAIPEEVNEAAAVDGAKPWSRIRYVTLPLLKGTTRTAVLLAVIGSLKYFDLIYIMTGGGPGRATEVLATYMYGQAFTRGNMGYGSAIAVVLFVLAMVATLLVLHQTRQVEED